A window of Halichoerus grypus chromosome 12, mHalGry1.hap1.1, whole genome shotgun sequence contains these coding sequences:
- the CHPF2 gene encoding chondroitin sulfate glucuronyltransferase: MAGPTTMRLSSLLALLRPALPLILGLSLGCSLSLLRVSWIQGEGEDPCVEAVGEPGVPHNPDSRTGLDQSDEDFKPRIVPYYRDPNKPYKKVLRTRYIQTELGSRERLLVAVLTSRATLSTLAVAVNRTVAHHFPRLLYFTGQRGARTPAGMQVVSHGDERPAWLMSETLRHLHTHFGADYDWFFVMQDDTYVQAPRLAALAGHLSINQDLYLGRAEEFIGAGEQARYCHGGFGYLLSRSLLLRLRPHLDGCRGDILSARPDEWLGRCLIDSLGIGCVSQHQGQQYRSFELAKNRDPEKEGSSAFLSAFAVHPVSEGALMYRLHKRFSALELERAYSEIEQLQAQIQNLTVLTPEGEAGLSWPIGLPAPFTPHSRFEVLGWDYFTEQHTFSCADGSPKCPLQGASRADVGDAVETALEQLNRRYQPRLRFQKQRLLNGYRRFDPARGMEYTLDLLLEAVTQRGHRRALARRVSLLRPLSRVEILPMPYVTEATRVQLVLPLPAAEAAAALAFLEAFAAGVLEPREHALLTLLLVYGPREGGRGAPDPFVGVKAAAAELERRYPGTRLAWLAVRAEAPSQVRLMDVVSKKHPVDTLFFLTTVWTRPGPEVLNRCRMNAISGWQAFFPVHFQEFNPALAPQRSPPGPPGAGPDPPSPPGADPARGAPVGGRFDRQASAEGCFYNADYLAARARLAGELAGQEEEEALEGLEVMDVFLRFSGLHLFRAVEPGLVQKFALRDCSPRLSEELYHRCRLSNLEGLGGRAQLAVALFEPEQANST; encoded by the exons ATGGCAGGGCCTACCACCATGCGACTGAGCTCCCTGTTGGCTCTGCTTCGACCAGCACTGCCCCTCATCCTAGGGCTGTCTCTGGGATGCAGCCTGAGCCTCTTGCGGGTTTCCTGGATCCAGGGTGAGGGAGAAGATCCTTGTGTAGAAGCTGTGGGGGAACCAGGAGTGCCACATAATCCAGACTCAAGAACTGGACTCGACCAAAGTGATGAAGACTTCAAACCCCGGATTGTCCCTTACTACAGGGATCCCAACAAGCCCTATAAGAAGGTGCTCAG GACTCGGTATATCCAGACAGAGCTGGGCTCTCGGGAGCGGTTGCTGGTGGCTGTCCTGACCTCCAGGGCTACCCTGTCCACTCTGGCTGTGGCTGTCAACCGCACAGTGGCCCACCACTTCCCCCGGTTACTGTACTTCACGGGGCAGCGAGGGGCGCGGACTCCTGCGGGAATGCAGGTGGTATCTCACGGGGACGAACGGCCAGCCTGGCTCATGTCAGAGACCCTGCGCCATCTCCACACACACTTTGGGGCCGACTACGACTGGTTCTTCGTCATGCAGGATGACACGTATGTGCAGGCCCCCCGCCTGGCAGCCCTTGCCGGTCACCTCAGCATCAACCAGGACTTGTACCTGGGCCGGGCCGAGGAGTTTATCGGCGCAGGCGAGCAGGCCCGGTACTGCCACGGGGGCTTTGGCTACCTGTTGTCCCGGAGTCTCCTGCTTCGATTGCGGCCACATCTGGACGGCTGCCGAGGAGACATTCTCAGTGCCCGTCCTGATGAGTGGCTTGGCCGCTGCCTCATCGACTCTCTGGGCATCGGCTGTGTCTCCCAGCACCAG GGGCAGCAGTATCGTTCATTTGAACTGGCCAAAAATAGGGACCCTGAGAAGGAGGGGAGCTCGGCTTTCCTGAGTGCCTTCGCAGTGCACCCCGTCTCCGAGGGAGCCCTCATGTACAGGCTGCACAAGCGCTTCAGTGCCCTGGAGCTGGAGCGGGCGTACAGCGAGATAGAGCAGCTGCAG gCTCAGATCCAGAACCTGACCGTGCTGACCCCCGAGGGCGAGGCAGGGCTGAGCTGGCCCATCGGGCTCCCGGCCCCTTTCACACCACACTCTCGATTTGAGGTGCTGGGCTGGGACTACTTCACAGAGCAGCATACCTTCTCCTGTGCAGACGGGTCCCCCAAGTGCCCACTGCAGGGGGCCAGCAGGGCCGACGTGGGTGACGCCGTGGAGACTGCTCTGGAGCAGCTGAATCGGCGCTACCAGCCCCGCCTGCGCTTTCAGAAGCAGCGGCTGCTCAACGGCTACCGGCGCTTCGACCCGGCGCGGGGCATGGAGTACACCCTGGACCTCCTGCTGGAAGCCGTGACGCAGCGCGGGCACCGGCGGGCCCTGGCCCGCAGGGTCAGCCTGCTGCGGCCGCTCAGCCGGGTGGAGATCCTGCCCATGCCCTACGTCACGGAGGCCACCCGCGTGCAGCTCGTGCTGCCGCTCCCGGCGGCCGAAGCCGCCGCAGCCCTGGCTTTCCTGGAGGCCTTTGCGGCCGGCGTCCTGGAGCCACGAGAGCATGCGCTGCTCACCCTGCTGCTGGTCTACGGACCCCGGGAAGGTGGCCGAGGGGCCCCAGACCCATTCGTTGGGGTGAAGGCGGCAGCGGCCGAGTTAGAGCGACGGTACCCGGGGACCAGGCTGGCCTGGCTCGCCGTGCGCGCAGAGGCCCCTTCCCAGGTGCGGCTCATGGACGTGGTCTCTAAGAAGCACCCCGTGGACACACTCTTCTTCCTCACCACCGTGTGGACCAGGCCCGGGCCCGAAGTCCTCAACCGCTGCCGAATGAACGCCATCTCTGGCTGGCAGGCCTTCTTCCCGGTGCATTTCCAGGAGTTCAACCCTGCCCTGGCACCACAGAGATCTCCGCCAGGGCCCCCGGGAGCCGGCCCTGATCCCCCGTCCCCTCCCGGTGCCGACCCTGCCCGGGGGGCTCCCGTAGGAGGCAGGTTTGACCGGCAGGCGTCCGCGGAGGGCTGCTTCTACAACGCCGACTACCTGGCGGCCCGAGCCCGGCTGGCCGGTGAACTGGCAggccaggaagaggaggaagccctggaggggctggaggtgaTGGATGTTTTCCTCCGGTTCTCAGGGCTCCACCTCTTCCGGGCCGTGGAGCCAGGGCTGGTGCAGAAGTTCGCCCTGCGGGACTGCAGCCCACGGCTTAGCGAGGAGCTCTACCACCGCTGCCGCCTCAGCAacctggaggggctggggggccgggcGCAGCTCGCCGTGGCGCTGTTCGAGCCCGAGCAGGCCAACAGCACCTAG